A stretch of Acidobacteriota bacterium DNA encodes these proteins:
- a CDS encoding heavy metal translocating P-type ATPase — MEPISGNTPATTDPVCGMPVPPASAFHFKHDGRAYRFCSEHCQQKFQHDPQAFTGAARPPRGGHPHGTHDHHGEHRSPTRAGRPASAYTCPMHPEIVRDTPGECPICGMALEPLTATAGSEDTHPELRDLTRRLWGSTLLATPVFVLAMVADLAPGWLPEALSMHTVQWIEFVLATPVVLWGGWPFFVKGWRSVVTWNLNMFTLIGLGVGVAWIDSVVALLAPDLFPPLMRTEDGRVAVYFEAAAVITALVLLGQVLELRARSRTNAAIKMLLGLAPNTARIVREDGGEEDIPLERVHPGDVLRVRPGEKVPVDGVVVEGESSIDESMVTGEPMPVHKGAGDPLIGATVNGTGSLLMRAEKVGADTLLAQIVDMVAQAQRSRAPIQKLADTVAGFFVPAVVLVALVTLVVWGLWGPEPRLAHAIVNAVAVLIIACPCALGLATPISIMVGTGRGALAGVLIKNAEALEIMEKVDTLVVDKTGTLTRGQPELVAVETSGEITESQALSLAASLERSSEHPLAEAIVRGALERGAVMTRVEDFESITGKGVVGTVSETRVALGNLALLESLGIDAGPLPARADARRSEGETVVFLAVDDRVAGLLAVADPIKASTPEALAALHEEGIEVVMLTGDSRKTAEAVARRLGIDRVEAEVLPDQKAAVVSQLQQQGRVVAMAGDGINDAPALAQAHVGVAMGTGADVAMESAGVTLVRGDLRGIVRARRLSRATMRNIRQNLFFAFIYNSAGVPVAAGVLYPFFGVLLSPILAAAAMSVSSVSVIANALRLRRVKL; from the coding sequence ATGGAACCCATCTCCGGCAACACTCCGGCGACCACGGATCCGGTCTGCGGCATGCCGGTCCCGCCGGCTTCCGCATTTCACTTCAAACACGACGGCCGTGCCTATCGCTTCTGTTCCGAGCACTGCCAGCAGAAATTCCAGCACGACCCCCAGGCCTTCACCGGGGCCGCCCGGCCGCCCCGCGGGGGGCACCCCCACGGGACACACGACCACCACGGCGAGCACCGCAGCCCGACTCGGGCAGGCCGACCCGCATCCGCCTACACCTGCCCGATGCATCCGGAGATCGTACGGGACACCCCCGGTGAATGCCCGATCTGCGGCATGGCTCTCGAACCCCTCACAGCCACCGCCGGCAGCGAAGACACCCATCCCGAACTCCGGGATCTCACTCGCAGGCTCTGGGGCAGCACCCTCCTGGCCACCCCCGTCTTCGTGCTCGCCATGGTCGCCGACCTGGCCCCCGGGTGGCTCCCGGAGGCGCTCTCCATGCACACGGTGCAGTGGATCGAGTTCGTACTGGCCACGCCGGTGGTCCTCTGGGGAGGATGGCCGTTCTTCGTCAAGGGCTGGCGCTCGGTGGTGACATGGAACCTCAACATGTTCACCCTGATCGGCCTGGGGGTGGGCGTAGCCTGGATCGACTCGGTGGTCGCCCTGCTGGCGCCGGATCTCTTCCCGCCGCTGATGCGCACGGAAGACGGCCGCGTCGCGGTCTACTTCGAAGCGGCCGCCGTCATCACCGCCCTGGTCCTCCTCGGCCAGGTGCTCGAACTGCGGGCTCGCTCCCGCACCAACGCGGCGATCAAGATGCTCCTCGGCCTGGCCCCCAACACCGCCCGCATCGTGCGGGAGGATGGCGGCGAGGAAGACATTCCTCTCGAGAGGGTCCACCCCGGAGACGTGCTCCGGGTGCGTCCGGGCGAGAAGGTGCCTGTGGATGGCGTGGTGGTGGAAGGGGAGAGCAGTATCGACGAATCGATGGTCACCGGTGAACCGATGCCTGTACACAAGGGGGCCGGCGACCCCCTGATCGGCGCCACCGTCAACGGCACCGGCAGCCTCCTGATGCGGGCCGAAAAGGTGGGTGCGGACACCCTGCTGGCCCAGATCGTCGACATGGTCGCCCAGGCCCAACGCTCGAGGGCACCGATCCAGAAACTGGCGGACACGGTGGCGGGCTTCTTCGTCCCCGCCGTGGTGCTCGTCGCCCTGGTCACCCTGGTGGTGTGGGGCCTGTGGGGCCCGGAACCGCGCCTGGCCCACGCCATCGTCAACGCCGTCGCGGTGTTGATCATCGCCTGTCCCTGCGCCCTGGGCCTGGCCACACCGATCTCCATCATGGTCGGTACCGGGCGGGGCGCGCTGGCCGGCGTGCTGATCAAGAACGCCGAGGCCCTCGAGATCATGGAAAAGGTCGACACCCTGGTGGTGGACAAGACCGGCACGCTCACCCGGGGACAACCCGAACTGGTGGCCGTCGAAACCTCGGGTGAGATCACCGAGTCACAGGCCCTTTCCCTGGCCGCCAGCCTCGAGCGCTCGAGTGAGCACCCCCTCGCAGAGGCCATCGTGCGCGGCGCTCTCGAGCGCGGCGCGGTCATGACCCGGGTCGAAGACTTCGAATCGATCACCGGCAAAGGTGTGGTGGGTACGGTTTCCGAAACTCGGGTGGCCCTGGGCAACCTGGCCCTCCTCGAGAGCCTGGGCATCGATGCCGGCCCGCTTCCGGCCCGGGCCGACGCTCGCCGCAGCGAGGGGGAAACCGTCGTCTTCCTGGCGGTCGACGACCGGGTCGCAGGCCTGCTCGCCGTGGCCGACCCGATCAAGGCATCCACCCCGGAGGCCCTTGCGGCCCTCCACGAGGAGGGCATCGAAGTCGTGATGCTCACCGGCGACAGCCGCAAGACCGCCGAGGCGGTGGCCCGGCGCCTGGGCATCGACCGCGTGGAAGCGGAAGTCCTGCCCGATCAGAAAGCGGCGGTCGTCTCGCAGCTCCAGCAGCAAGGCCGCGTCGTCGCGATGGCGGGTGACGGCATCAACGACGCCCCCGCCCTGGCCCAGGCCCACGTGGGCGTGGCGATGGGAACGGGCGCGGACGTGGCCATGGAAAGCGCGGGGGTCACGCTGGTCCGGGGCGATCTGCGGGGCATCGTCCGCGCGCGACGGCTGAGCCGCGCGACCATGCGCAACATCCGCCAGAACCTCTTTTTCGCCTTCATCTACAACTCGGCGGGCGTCCCGGTGGCCGCCGGGGTGCTCTACCCCTTTTTCGGGGTGCTGCTTTCGCCGATCCTCGCGGCGGCGGCGATGAGCGTCTCCTCGGTGTCGGTGATCGCCAACGCCCTCCGGCTGCGCCGGGTCAAGCTCTGA